From Treponema sp. OMZ 787:
CGATTATATTTAAAATTAATAATACTTTGTTGATAATCCGACAAAATTTGCTCTGTTTCAAGATAGTACTTACCCCAATTCAGATACCCTTTATAGTATATTAACCCGATATCGATTTTAAAATACTCATACTTGAGGTTTATACTTACAGTATTTTCAGTATGCGCTCCTTTTAAAAGATATGTTGTAAAGTCGACAAGCTTATCATCCTTTGTCGGTTTTCTGCCACCAGGAGACTGCCAGATAGATTTAAAATCTAAAGGCTTTAAAGGATCATAATATTCGGCAAGTCTAAAATCATAAAAGAAATAAACATATTTATCCTTTTCCCATGGAGGACTAGTGCGTCCTATATCAACATTATGCAACTTCTTCGCTGTTACCGTCAATTTTCCCGGCGGAATATATGCCATGTCGCATACGGTATTTTTGGCATCTTCTTCACTGTTTATGGTTATTTCAGCCAGATTGATATTACCGGTTGCTGCAGCTCCTTCCCAAGCTTGTGTTTCATACTTAGTGTTACAGAATGCAAGAAATTGAATTTTATCGCCCTTCTTTACATAGGAGCCTAGTTCAATAGGTTTTCCATCCCTAAGGGCAATAATACGACCGGCATTATCATTATTTACCTTAAATATCAACGGATACGATTCTTCTACCTCAACTTTTACAATAGCGGATTTTCTCTCTGCCGTTTTCTTTCCGTCAACCTTGTCATTTGTATTTGTAACAACACAATAATAATACAAAATTTGCGGAGATGAAGTGTCGATATTCAACTCAATAGAAGATTCTGTCTTTCCGTCAATTATGATACCTGTTTCAGTATTCGGCTGGCTATTTTGATACCACTGATATGATATATGTCCCATATCCATTGAAATAGCTTCTGCCTCAAGATTTATATTACCTGAGGTTTTAATTGGTATAGATTTACTCTCAGGTTCTTTGATTATACGAGGCTGTTCTGCATCAGTAGTCAGATGCCCTGAGGTTATCAATAGCTTTACAGCATCTGACTTAACCATATCTGAGTTTCCATTATAAGTATTGGTTACCTCACAATATATATAACAGTTTGTTTCTACAGTCTTATCCGGCGTGTAAGTATCCGATACTGCATCAGGAATTAATGTACCACCCTCATTTGATTGAATAGTATTTTTATACCATTTATAGGAAAGAGTTTCACCTTCCGGAACAGGAGCAGCCTTTACCCTCATAACTGCATTTTCATCTGAATTAATAGATACAAGAAGAGCCATAGGTTGTCCCAAGACAATAGGCTGGGAAACCGTGTAATTAGGATTTTCAGTTGTTAGTACTTCAGTCTTCTTTGTAACAATTTCATTACGATAAGGAGAAAAGCCTGCAGCATTAGATTTTTTTTCGGCAGGTTTTGTATAGCTAGTATTTTTCTTTGCCTTATAATCATTTTGAGATATATTAGATTTTATCCACGGATACATGACAACTGATCCATCTTCATTTACATAACCTACAGGATCACTCATATAAAAAGGCTCATCAAAATGCTCATGATTACCATGACTGTTCTGTTTATAATCCATCCAAGCACTCGGAACTCCTAAATTACTTATTTCGGCAGGATCACTATAATAAAATAAAAATTTAGAATATCGATCCACACAAAACATTGAATTATCTAAATATTGGATAAACATAGCAGGTCCAGCATTTGCCGTAAACCGATAAAAGTAAAACCTACTATCATTAAGATCATTAGGAGGTTCATATGCGCCATGATGCTTCCAGCGCTCTTTTCTCGTAACATATTTATAAAATTTTACATTTCTTGATGTTTTAGCTCCGCTGGCAAAATCAGGACCATCATACGTAGATGGCGTTCCATACCAAGAACCAGGCTTAAATCTATAGCTTGCAACATTAGTATCAATATCAAAATTATCTATATAGACAACCCAATCATCAAATTTAGATGCAGGAAATTCATAATCTGAATTATAATACTCAAAAGGACTTATCTTCTCAGTTTTAGTATTTACCTTCACTATATATTTTTTATTTCCTTTTTTATCTAAAGGATTATATAAAACATTAGGATCTTTTTTTAATGTCAACTTAGAGTTCCAAGCCTGATATTTACCGGCTTTTGCGTCTATATAAACATCCAATGATAAAATATCTTCCGTAAAATCAATATTTGCAGAATTTATTTTAATTGGAATGTAACCGAATTTTTTAAAAGATAGAATTATATCATCAGCAGTAATGGCTTGAACTGTTTTTGATACTAAAGCAGCCTTACCTATCTCAGCCTTGATTCCAAAAACATATATTCCTTCAAGTTGCAAAGCTTCATCTTCACCATCTTGTCTAGGCTGCCTAGTCACAAAGATAGTCTTTTCAAAATCTTTGTACTGCCCTTTTTTACCTTCAACAAAAAACTTTATTTTAACTGGCTCCCCTTCTTTTAGTTCAACAGGAGCCTGTGCTACCTCAACAGGAATGACAGTTGTCATGCCTCCGTAATTAAATACAGCTTTAATTTTAGAGGCATCAATTATCGCTTCTTTATATGGAACTGATACAGAGTCTGATATAGCAGGAATTTCACAAACATTAAGACTACTTAGCTCCAGATCATAAGGCTCTTCCTGAGTAACCTTTATTATCTTTTCTAATGTCACATATTGCCCATATCCTTCAGAAGAGGATATCTTAATAGTAATTGGAATTGAGTGTCCTGGAGCAAGATGGGTTCCATCTCCATTTATTGAAACTTTTACAGGAACAGGTTCCATTGAAGATAAAGAATACACAGCCTTAACTGATATATGTTCTGGAAGGACCTCATCCACATTGGCAGGTAAATTTACAATATACACATCTGATTCAGAGAATTTTTTTATAGCATCAGATTCATTTGTCGGCACTTCTTTAAGTTCAGGAGTAACTAAATTACCAGCAACCTTTATCTCCGTAACATATATTTTGAGTAAGTCACTTGTTGTTGAACGAGGATACAAAGGAGTTCCTACAGCAGGGCGACAAGAGTTAATCAAAACAAAAATAATACTTATACAAAGCATTATAAATGATTTATAAAAAAAATTTTTTTTCATTTCTACCTCTCTATCTCACACTTTAAACAATAAACCAAGGCTTATACCAAAGTCAAGGTTATTCATAAAAAATGAATTTATAGGATCTTTCTTAAAATCTACATTTTGGTTATTAACCCAGGCAGCATATTCAATTTGTGCTGGAAGAGCAATATATTTTGGTTTATATATTGAATACGATAAAAAGCCGCCTAAAGTAAGCCCCATAGTAGAAATTATAGGTTGACCATATTCCATAGATACTTTTAAATTAAGACCTAAAGGATTCATTTTCATCATCATGTCCTCAGGAATTAAAAGAGTGCCTGCCCCAGATGAAAAATCAGGACCAGACAGACCTGGAGGCCCCAGAGTTTTCATATAGGCGACTTCTTTATCGGTCAGATTAGTATAAAGCTCATAAGTAGGCTGAGGATCCATTAGCATCTTTCCTCCTATACCAAAACCCAAAACAAGCCTATTCTTTAAAAGCATAGTCTTCAGTGTTGTTCCAAATTGTAAAACAGGAGTCATGTAAACCCTGGCATAAACTTCAATATCTTTTGTATAACCACCAGGAAATTCCATGTTCTTTGTTCCCGAAATCTGTCCCGAAAATCCTTGGCCGATACCTAGGTTAAAACCAAGCCCCAAACCTCCAAAAATCTTGTTATTCGTATAGTTAAAATACCTTATGGAGTCAAAAATATAGGTAAGCTCGGCATCGCCGTTCATAATAAAACCTACCATACCCCGCATAAAATCGGCCCCAAGATATCTTTTATCTGCTTCATTTATATGGGGATCGGTAAAAGATCCGGAAAAGTTCGCTTTTAGTCCGAGAGTAAAGCCTTTTTCAAAGGCAAAGGCCGAAAAACTTACAAACACAAACATAACCAACAAAATAAATTTTCTAATCGGTCTCATAAACACCTCTTGGCTAAAGTGTACGGATTTTTTATAAAAAGGTCAATACGAGGATAAATTATTATCGGTAATTTATTATCTATTCCCCCTGATGGACTTTTTTGCATTTTTAAGATAAAATATAAGAATATGGAACTTTTCTATCTTGCAAAAATAGGCGAAATTAACCTAAAAAAAGGGAATTTAAAAGATTTTGAAATGCGGCTTTCGCAAAATTTACGCAGCTATTTATCCGGAGCGAAGCCCAATATACGCGTGCGGGCCGGAAGAATGTATGTAAGCGTTAAACCCGAATTTAAAGAAAAAACCGAAGAAGCCTTAAATAAACTCATAGGCATTACGGGCTGGGCCCAAGCCCTTCCCGCCGAAAAAACTATTGAAGCGATCACCGAGACAGCCAAGGCCGAAGCCATAAGGGCAAGGGATGCCGGGGCAAAAACATTTAAAATAGAATCCCGCCGCGGAGAAAAAAACTTCCCCCTCACCTCTTACGAAATTTCAAGAGAGGTCGGCGGCGTAATCCACATGCAAGGAATCTTAAAAACCGATGTTCATAATCCCGACATTGTAATCACAATCGAGGTAAGAGAAAAAGCCTTTATCTACGGCCTCCAACACAAGGGGCGGAGAGGTCTTCCATGCGGCTGTTCGGGAAGGGGTCTTTTACTCCTTTCGGGAGGAATTGACTCCCCAGTTGCAGGATTTAAGATGCTTACCCGCGGAATGAAGCTCGATTATCTTTACTTTCATTCTCATCCTTATACCTCGCCCGAAGCTCAAGCTAAGGTTGAAAAGCTCGCTGAAATCTTAGCCGGCTACGGCCTCGGCGGCTACTTAAACATAATTCCTTTTACAAAGGTTCAGCAGCAAATCAGAGAAAAAAGCCCCGAAGCCTATCTCACCTTAATGATGAGAATCTGCATGATGAAGATAGCAAATATGACGGCTAAAGGCATAAATGCCAAATGCCTTATTACGGGAGAAAGCCTTGCTCAGGTTGCAAGCCAAACTGTCGAAAACTTGACAGTTACCAATTCCTATGCGGAATTTCCGGTTTTTAGGCCGCTCATAGGCCTCGATAAGGAAGAAATTACGATACAGGCCAAGGAAATCGGAACCTATGAAACCTCAATCTTACCATACGAAGATTGCTGCGTAATGTTTTCGCCCAAGCACCCGATTTTACACTCAAACCTAAAAGATGCAGCCGAAATTTTTGAAAGAATGGAAATAGACGGCCTTTTAGAAGAAGCCTATGCACAAAGAGAAGTCAAAAAGATGGGCTTTTAAATATGATAAAAGACCTTGTTGACCTCCGTATCGAGAGGATTCACTGCATAAGTTCTCCGGCAGAAATGGTAGAAAAAATACCTGCTTCCGATAAACTTTATTCTTTTATAGCCGATGCCCGAAAAACTATCAGCGATATAATAAGCGGAAAGGATAAGCGCTTTTTACTCATAGTCGGCCCCTGTTCCATCCACGACACAAGGGCTGCAGAAGATTATGCAATGCGTCTTTTAGAGCTAAAAAAGAAATGTGCAGATTCTTTCTATATTATAATGCGCACCTACTTTGAAAAACCCAGAACGGTTTTAGGCTGGAGGGGCCTCATTGTAGAGCCGGAACTTGACGGCTTTATAAACATTGAAGGAGGCATTCAAAAGTCGAGAAAATTTTTGATTAAACTTGCCGAAATCGGAATTCCTGTAGCCTCCGAAATGGTAGATCCTATGATTCCCCAATACATTGCAGACCTTGTAAGCTGGGCATCGATAGGGGCACGCTCGGCCGAAAGTCAGATCCACAGGGAAATCGCCTCAGGGCTTTCGATGCCGGTCGGCTTTAAAAATACGACTTATGGGGATATAACGGCAGCAGTAAACGGAGTAATTGTTTCCCGCCTGCCCCATGCCTTTGTGGGCATTGCCCGAAACGGCCTTTCCGCAATACTCCACACTACCGGAAATCTCGATACACACTTGGTTTTAAGGGGAGGTATTTCAAAACCCAATTATACTAGAGAAGATTTAGTAAACGCCGCTTCTCTCATGAAAGAAAAAGAATTGGAGCCTAGCATAGTAATAGATTGTTCGCACGGGAATTCGGGAAAGGATCCGAAAAAACAGATAAGCATTTTGGAAGAAAGCTTAAAAATGAGGTTCGATAAAGAAGAACCTCTAGGCTATATAAGAGGCTGCATGATTGAAAGTTTTATCCAAGAGGGCAAAACCTCTATCGAAAAAGCAAGGGAAGGCAGCGAATACGGAAAATCCATAACCGACCCCTGCCTCGGCTGGGAGGAAACTCAAGAAGAAATACTCAGAATCTATCAAAAATACATGAAGTTTTTCACAGGCGGAAATTATGTTAAAGATAACAAGGAAGAAAAAATGAATATCGAAATATACACTGACGGAGCCTGCTCCAAAAATCCCGGCCCCGGAGGCTGGGCCTATATAATCATAAATAAGGATTCAAAGGAAGAAATATGCAGGGCAAGCGGAGGCGAAAAGCTGACCACCAATAACCGCATGGAACTTACGGCAGTCATACGAGCTCTGCAAAAAATAAAAGGTGCAGATTTAAGCGGTCAATCCAGCAAAATTGCAGACTATGAAAGCATTTCAGTCCACACCGATTCCCAATATGTACAGCAGGGCATAAGCTCGTGGATCTTCAACTGGAAAAAAAATAATTGGAAGACGGCCGCCAAGCAGCCCGTAAAAAACCAAGACCTTTGGCAGGAGCTGGATGCCCTTTCATTATCGGTTAAACCGGAATGGGTTTGGGTAAGAGGCCACGCGGGCAATCCTCTAAACGAGGCCTGCGACCGCCTGGCTGTCGAGGCTTGTAAAAAAGAGGGGTGAGCTATGATTTCCGATAGAAAATTACCGCTTGGAATTCAAAATTTTGAAAAACTGAGAAATGAAAATTGTGTTTACATAGATAAAACTCAATTTGTGTGGAAACTTTCCCGTACTCCCTCTTCTTATTTTTTAAGCCGTCCGCGCCGCTTTGGAAAAAGTCTTTTTCTTTCCACATTGGAAGCCTATTTTCTAGGAAAAAAAGAGCTGTTTAAGGACTTGGCTATAGAAAAACTTGAAGAAGCCGAAGCCTGTTCCAGAGAAATTTGGCAAACCTACCCTGTATTTTATCTGGATTTAAATGCCGAAGTATATAACGATTTAAAAGACTTAACCAGCAGGCTGAATTTATTTTTATCATACGGCGAAGAGGTTTACGGGAAAAACATTGAAGAAAAAACCTTTGCACAAAGATTCGAGGGCATCATAAAACGAGCTTACATAAAAACCGGAAAACAAGTAGTAATTCTCGTAGACGAATACGACAAGCCTCTCTTACAAACTATGAATAAAAATGAAACTTTAAACGAAGACTATAGAAATATCCTAAAAGCTTTTTTTACCGTAATTAAATCCTCAGATAAATATCTGCGTTTTGCTTTTTTAACCGGTGTCACAAAATTCAGCAAGATAAGCGTATTTAGTGATTTAAATAATTTACAAGATATCAGTATGCTTTATAACTACGGTGAAATATGCGGAATCTCTCAAGAAGAACTTGAAGATAATTTTAAACCGGAGATTGAAAACCTTACTGAAAACGGCTCCATTAGTATTGATAAGGCCTTACTAACACTTAAACAAAAATATGACGGTTACAGATTCAATGAAAAGTCTAAGGGTGTGTATAATCCTTTCAGTCTCTTAAATGCTTTCAGTTCCGGCGAGTTAAAAAATTTTTGGTTTACAACCGGCACTCCGGCCTTTTTAATTGATTTTCTAAAAAAAGCCCGCTATAA
This genomic window contains:
- the rnhA gene encoding ribonuclease HI, with translation MNIEIYTDGACSKNPGPGGWAYIIINKDSKEEICRASGGEKLTTNNRMELTAVIRALQKIKGADLSGQSSKIADYESISVHTDSQYVQQGISSWIFNWKKNNWKTAAKQPVKNQDLWQELDALSLSVKPEWVWVRGHAGNPLNEACDRLAVEACKKEG
- the thiI gene encoding tRNA uracil 4-sulfurtransferase ThiI, which gives rise to MELFYLAKIGEINLKKGNLKDFEMRLSQNLRSYLSGAKPNIRVRAGRMYVSVKPEFKEKTEEALNKLIGITGWAQALPAEKTIEAITETAKAEAIRARDAGAKTFKIESRRGEKNFPLTSYEISREVGGVIHMQGILKTDVHNPDIVITIEVREKAFIYGLQHKGRRGLPCGCSGRGLLLLSGGIDSPVAGFKMLTRGMKLDYLYFHSHPYTSPEAQAKVEKLAEILAGYGLGGYLNIIPFTKVQQQIREKSPEAYLTLMMRICMMKIANMTAKGINAKCLITGESLAQVASQTVENLTVTNSYAEFPVFRPLIGLDKEEITIQAKEIGTYETSILPYEDCCVMFSPKHPILHSNLKDAAEIFERMEIDGLLEEAYAQREVKKMGF
- a CDS encoding ATP-binding protein; this translates as MISDRKLPLGIQNFEKLRNENCVYIDKTQFVWKLSRTPSSYFLSRPRRFGKSLFLSTLEAYFLGKKELFKDLAIEKLEEAEACSREIWQTYPVFYLDLNAEVYNDLKDLTSRLNLFLSYGEEVYGKNIEEKTFAQRFEGIIKRAYIKTGKQVVILVDEYDKPLLQTMNKNETLNEDYRNILKAFFTVIKSSDKYLRFAFLTGVTKFSKISVFSDLNNLQDISMLYNYGEICGISQEELEDNFKPEIENLTENGSISIDKALLTLKQKYDGYRFNEKSKGVYNPFSLLNAFSSGELKNFWFTTGTPAFLIDFLKKARYNIPDLDGKVRMDEAGLNSYRAEFAQPVPILFQTGYLTIKDYNTESKLYTLGFPNDEVRYGFLNNLLPAYTSIPQDRTGISVWNFVEDIQNANIDGFMQNLKSIISGIPYDNFSEKNLNLREQNYQAAIYLIFALMNQFVETEVHSSAGRADCVVQTQDAVYLFELKLSKEASSEDAILQIKENNYSEKYKPSGKKIFAIGTSFDERLRTIKDWKTERLL